One segment of Ureibacillus thermophilus DNA contains the following:
- a CDS encoding Stp1/IreP family PP2C-type Ser/Thr phosphatase has product MKFTVESDVGRKRVINEDRAAFLERPDSLKMALLADGMGGHNAGDVASEMAIQEMTNYFLQVEFQNPSVEEKRKWMEESIANINKKIYEYSLENERCKGMGTTFIAVLIDKNHCLIGHIGDSRVYHFTSNSVDLITRDHSYVNILVDNGEISEEEAQNHPQKNFIVKALGTEPTIEPDFYEVTLKEYSYLLICSDGLSNKISTDEMAAIITYPMPIAEKGRKLVQLANDSGGEDNISLILLMMTEEEV; this is encoded by the coding sequence GTGAAATTTACTGTGGAAAGTGATGTTGGGAGAAAAAGAGTAATCAATGAAGACAGGGCTGCTTTTTTAGAGCGCCCTGATTCATTGAAAATGGCATTGCTCGCCGATGGAATGGGCGGCCACAATGCTGGCGATGTCGCAAGCGAAATGGCCATTCAAGAGATGACCAATTATTTTTTACAAGTTGAATTTCAAAATCCAAGCGTCGAAGAAAAGCGGAAATGGATGGAAGAATCCATCGCCAATATCAATAAAAAAATTTACGAATATTCACTGGAAAACGAACGCTGCAAAGGTATGGGAACGACATTTATTGCCGTGTTAATCGATAAAAACCATTGTTTAATCGGCCATATTGGCGACAGCCGAGTATACCACTTTACTTCTAATAGCGTCGACTTAATTACAAGGGACCACTCATATGTCAATATACTGGTCGACAACGGAGAAATCAGTGAAGAAGAGGCCCAAAACCATCCACAGAAAAATTTTATCGTTAAAGCTTTAGGTACGGAACCGACCATTGAGCCGGATTTTTATGAAGTAACCTTAAAAGAATATTCTTATTTGCTCATTTGTTCAGATGGTTTAAGCAATAAAATTTCGACAGACGAGATGGCGGCGATTATTACTTATCCGATGCCAATAGCAGAAAAAGGACGGAAACTTGTACAATTAGCAAATGACAGCGGTGGAGAAGACAATATATCTTTAATCCTTTTGATGATGACCGAAGAGGAGGTGTAA
- the pknB gene encoding Stk1 family PASTA domain-containing Ser/Thr kinase: MLEGQRINDRYKVIRLIGGGGMSNVYLAHDMILNRDVAIKVLRYDSTNEEESMRRFHREALSATSLMHPNIVSIYDVGEDGDMHYIVMEYVKGKTLKQYIKENAPLSPARSVQIMKQLTSAISHAHENQIIHRDIKPQNILMDENGNVKITDFGIATSLAATSYTKTNSVMGTVHYLSPEQARGGVATKKSDIYSLGIVLYELLTGEVPFSGESPVSIALKHLQAETPSVRDFDASIPQSLENVILKATAKNPDHRYASVDEMAADLETVLSPARRNEPKFRPPVDNEETKAIPIIKESLPIDDMVKTKEIKAATPKKEKIVKDGKEEVKKKKQKKNRKKLWTIIGAAALLLILGIIVFINLILPDKVEIPDVSNMEVEEATEVLEKAGFEVGEIREKNSDEVEEGHVIETDPKAGLTRAKGSKIDIIVSIGNEEMEMKDYVGKQLNQVLSIISDEFKDVKVIEEYSNQTEGTILSQDPSPGEKVVPEETVVTLTVSKGKQIGTVVDLTGYNQSAMREYEKSSGYKIKIVEEVYSDDIPAGSVVSQNPKPNTKLEVGESINVVISKGPKKKQEKLYVKDIVIPYDHALMGQEQRVKIFIQDKSNTMVKPFDEFTITEDTTYRIQLTIEEGSTAAYRIEKDSVVIEEETIPFDKIN, from the coding sequence GTGCTTGAAGGACAACGCATAAATGATCGCTACAAAGTCATTAGACTCATTGGCGGCGGCGGCATGAGCAATGTATATTTAGCCCATGATATGATTTTAAATCGGGATGTAGCAATTAAAGTATTGCGCTATGATTCCACAAATGAAGAAGAAAGCATGCGCCGTTTTCATCGGGAAGCTTTATCTGCGACAAGTTTAATGCATCCAAATATCGTCAGCATTTATGACGTTGGCGAAGACGGGGATATGCATTATATTGTCATGGAGTATGTGAAAGGAAAAACGCTGAAGCAGTACATAAAAGAAAATGCGCCACTTTCCCCTGCTCGAAGCGTTCAAATTATGAAACAATTAACGAGCGCCATCAGCCATGCCCATGAAAATCAAATTATACATCGTGACATCAAGCCGCAAAATATCCTGATGGACGAAAATGGAAATGTTAAAATTACAGACTTTGGAATCGCCACTTCTCTTGCTGCGACCAGTTATACTAAAACGAATTCCGTTATGGGGACCGTCCACTATTTGTCGCCGGAACAAGCCCGCGGAGGTGTGGCGACAAAAAAATCCGATATTTATTCGTTGGGAATTGTATTGTATGAGCTATTGACCGGAGAAGTGCCTTTTTCCGGGGAATCTCCCGTATCGATTGCATTGAAGCATCTTCAAGCGGAAACGCCTTCTGTGCGCGATTTTGACGCCTCTATTCCGCAAAGTCTAGAAAATGTTATTTTAAAGGCGACCGCCAAAAACCCTGATCACCGATATGCTTCTGTTGATGAAATGGCAGCGGACTTAGAAACGGTGTTGTCTCCTGCCCGGAGAAATGAACCGAAATTCCGTCCGCCGGTAGATAACGAAGAAACGAAAGCCATTCCAATTATTAAAGAATCTTTGCCAATCGATGATATGGTGAAAACAAAAGAAATTAAAGCTGCGACTCCGAAAAAAGAGAAAATTGTAAAAGACGGAAAAGAAGAAGTGAAAAAGAAAAAACAAAAGAAAAATCGAAAAAAACTATGGACGATCATCGGGGCAGCGGCACTTTTGCTGATTCTCGGCATCATTGTGTTCATTAATTTAATTTTGCCGGATAAAGTAGAAATTCCTGATGTTTCTAATATGGAAGTGGAAGAAGCAACGGAAGTTTTGGAAAAAGCCGGATTTGAAGTTGGCGAAATAAGGGAAAAGAATTCCGATGAAGTAGAAGAAGGCCATGTCATTGAAACGGATCCAAAAGCCGGATTGACAAGAGCTAAAGGTTCTAAAATTGATATCATTGTCTCCATTGGCAATGAAGAAATGGAAATGAAAGATTATGTAGGGAAACAGCTAAATCAAGTATTGTCCATTATCAGCGATGAATTTAAAGATGTGAAAGTGATCGAGGAATATTCCAATCAAACGGAAGGCACCATCCTCAGCCAAGATCCTTCACCGGGCGAGAAAGTAGTGCCGGAAGAAACAGTTGTTACATTAACCGTAAGCAAAGGAAAACAAATTGGCACAGTAGTTGATTTAACAGGCTACAACCAATCAGCCATGAGGGAATATGAAAAAAGTTCAGGATATAAAATTAAAATCGTTGAAGAAGTATATTCGGATGATATTCCAGCGGGCAGCGTAGTTTCGCAAAATCCGAAACCAAACACTAAATTGGAAGTAGGAGAATCGATAAACGTCGTTATTTCAAAAGGTCCAAAGAAAAAACAAGAAAAATTATACGTTAAAGATATCGTCATTCCATATGATCACGCATTGATGGGCCAAGAACAACGAGTTAAAATTTTTATACAAGATAAATCGAATACAATGGTCAAACCATTCGATGAATTCACGATTACAGAAGATACCACTTACCGCATTCAATTAACAATTGAGGAAGGTTCTACAGCGGCATACCGAATTGAAAAAGATTCAGTGGTTATCGAAGAAGAAACTATACCATTCGACAAAATAAATTAA
- the rsgA gene encoding ribosome small subunit-dependent GTPase A → MPNGQIRKALSGYYYVYDEGKLLQCRGRGVFRKRGEQPLVGDFVEYAKENEGSDGVITKIYPRKNALIRPPIANVDQAILVFSVKEPDFNLILLDRFLVVLESHRITPIICLTKMDLLSENEKDDIQAYIQIYQEIGYEVIETYKNDPTLLAKLEPFLKEKTTVLAGQSGVGKSTLLNTLIPQLNLKTGEISQSLGRGKHTTRHVELIEVAGGLVADTPGFSSFDFEHIEKEDLTACFPEFERKKDECKFRGCLHLKEPQCAVKAGVESGEIQSFRYEHYLDFMQEIIDRKPRY, encoded by the coding sequence ATGCCTAATGGGCAAATACGCAAGGCATTAAGCGGATATTACTATGTATACGATGAAGGAAAATTATTGCAATGCCGAGGACGAGGGGTTTTCCGGAAAAGAGGGGAACAGCCTCTCGTCGGCGACTTTGTTGAATATGCCAAAGAAAACGAAGGATCTGATGGGGTCATAACAAAAATTTATCCGCGAAAAAACGCTTTAATCCGTCCGCCCATTGCCAATGTGGACCAAGCTATACTCGTTTTTTCAGTAAAAGAGCCGGATTTTAATTTAATTTTATTGGATCGGTTTTTAGTTGTTTTGGAATCTCACCGAATAACACCGATCATATGCTTAACAAAAATGGATTTGCTTTCTGAAAATGAAAAAGATGATATCCAAGCGTATATTCAAATCTATCAAGAAATTGGATATGAAGTGATAGAGACGTACAAAAATGATCCAACCCTGCTTGCAAAACTGGAACCTTTTTTAAAGGAAAAAACAACCGTATTGGCTGGACAATCCGGCGTTGGAAAATCCACTTTATTAAATACATTGATTCCTCAGTTGAATCTGAAAACAGGGGAAATATCCCAATCTCTTGGAAGAGGGAAGCATACAACAAGGCACGTGGAATTAATCGAAGTGGCAGGGGGACTTGTTGCAGATACGCCAGGATTTAGCTCCTTTGACTTTGAGCATATCGAAAAAGAGGACTTGACCGCTTGTTTTCCGGAGTTTGAACGGAAAAAAGACGAATGCAAATTCCGCGGATGCCTTCATTTGAAAGAACCTCAATGCGCCGTAAAGGCAGGAGTGGAATCTGGCGAGATTCAATCATTCCGTTATGAACATTATTTAGATTTTATGCAAGAAATCATTGATCGAAAGCCGAGGTACTAA
- the rpe gene encoding ribulose-phosphate 3-epimerase → MIKIAPSILSANFAKLGEEVKEVEAAGADLIHIDVMDGHFVPNITMGPIVVEALRPVTNLPLDVHLMIENPDQYIEAFAKAGADWISVHVEACPHLHRTIQLIRSFGVKPGVVLNPHTPIEMIQHVLEDVDFVLLMTVNPGFGGQKFIENVVPKIEALSNLIKEKGLNVEIEVDGGITKETIVPCAKAGATIFVAGSAIYNKEDRKAALQAIKTSGEAAI, encoded by the coding sequence ATGATTAAAATTGCTCCATCTATTTTATCAGCGAATTTTGCAAAATTAGGGGAAGAAGTAAAGGAAGTGGAAGCTGCAGGTGCAGACCTGATCCATATTGATGTGATGGACGGGCATTTTGTTCCGAATATTACGATGGGTCCTATTGTGGTGGAAGCATTGAGACCTGTCACAAACCTTCCTTTAGATGTACATTTAATGATTGAAAATCCTGATCAATATATTGAAGCCTTTGCAAAAGCAGGAGCGGACTGGATTTCTGTCCATGTGGAAGCTTGTCCTCATTTGCACCGTACGATACAGTTAATCCGCTCCTTTGGTGTGAAACCAGGAGTTGTATTAAATCCACACACGCCGATTGAAATGATTCAACACGTGTTGGAAGATGTTGATTTTGTTTTGTTAATGACAGTGAACCCTGGTTTTGGAGGACAAAAATTCATTGAAAATGTTGTTCCAAAAATTGAAGCATTATCCAATTTAATAAAAGAAAAAGGGTTAAACGTAGAAATCGAAGTGGACGGAGGCATTACGAAAGAAACGATTGTCCCTTGCGCCAAAGCGGGAGCGACCATCTTCGTAGCCGGTTCAGCCATTTACAATAAAGAGGATCGAAAAGCTGCATTGCAAGCAATTAAAACGAGTGGTGAGGCTGCAATTTGA
- a CDS encoding thiamine diphosphokinase, with protein MDKILICAGGPKLELCSFDRFRKESNIYYIGADRGTLYLLEEGIVPHEAVGDFDSLTEQEWEEINRKVKKIDRHRAEKDETDTDLALFKAISYNPKEIFITGVTGGRLDHFEAAVRSLYQMKSQYPHIEHKIINRHNEISILLPGKHIIRRDENYRYLSFFSFQQAVENVTLRGVKYETTRERIEVGSSRFTSNELVDEQGYISFSSGICLMIRSSDL; from the coding sequence ATGGATAAAATCTTAATTTGCGCCGGCGGTCCAAAATTGGAGCTATGCTCTTTTGACAGGTTCCGAAAAGAATCGAATATCTATTATATAGGAGCGGACCGCGGCACTCTTTATTTACTTGAAGAAGGAATTGTTCCCCATGAAGCGGTAGGGGATTTTGATTCGTTGACAGAACAAGAATGGGAAGAGATTAATAGGAAAGTAAAAAAAATTGATCGACATCGTGCGGAAAAGGATGAAACCGACACGGATTTGGCGCTTTTTAAAGCCATTTCCTATAACCCGAAAGAAATTTTCATAACAGGGGTTACCGGTGGACGCTTAGATCACTTTGAAGCGGCTGTCCGTTCCCTTTATCAGATGAAATCACAATATCCCCATATTGAACATAAAATTATTAACAGACATAATGAAATCAGCATTTTGCTTCCAGGAAAGCATATTATCAGAAGAGATGAAAATTATCGGTATCTTTCATTTTTTTCTTTTCAACAAGCGGTGGAAAACGTAACGTTGCGCGGTGTGAAATATGAAACAACAAGGGAAAGAATTGAAGTGGGTTCAAGCCGATTTACGAGCAATGAGCTAGTGGATGAACAAGGGTATATCTCCTTTTCTTCGGGCATATGTTTAATGATAAGAAGCAGTGACTTATAA
- the spoVM gene encoding stage V sporulation protein SpoVM, with protein MRVYTFQLPKFLSNLTRSCINLFSSGNKKKKKKE; from the coding sequence GTGCGAGTTTATACTTTCCAATTGCCAAAGTTTTTAAGCAATCTTACCCGTTCTTGCATTAATTTATTTTCAAGCGGCAATAAAAAGAAAAAGAAGAAAGAATAA
- the rpmB gene encoding 50S ribosomal protein L28, translating to MPKKCVVTGRKTRTGNKRSHAMNANKRTWKPNLQKVRILVDGKPKRVWVSTRALKSGKVERV from the coding sequence ATGCCAAAAAAATGCGTAGTTACTGGGCGTAAAACTCGTACAGGTAATAAACGTTCTCACGCAATGAACGCTAACAAACGTACTTGGAAACCAAACCTACAAAAAGTACGTATCTTAGTTGATGGTAAACCAAAACGTGTTTGGGTTTCTACTCGCGCTTTAAAATCTGGTAAAGTAGAACGTGTATAA
- a CDS encoding Asp23/Gls24 family envelope stress response protein → MSIEIRNDYGQIDISNDVIAQIAGGAATECYGVVGMASKHQIRDGLTDILKKENFAKGVIVRQEGENLHIDMYIIVSYGTKISEVAYQVQSKVKYTINKTLGLNVKSVNIFVQGVRVMNGE, encoded by the coding sequence ATGTCAATCGAAATTCGAAACGATTACGGCCAAATTGATATTTCCAATGACGTTATCGCTCAAATTGCCGGTGGAGCGGCAACGGAATGCTACGGTGTTGTCGGAATGGCGAGCAAACATCAAATCCGTGATGGTTTAACAGACATATTAAAAAAAGAGAATTTTGCAAAAGGCGTCATCGTTCGCCAAGAAGGGGAAAATCTCCACATCGATATGTATATTATCGTTAGCTATGGCACAAAAATTTCTGAAGTCGCATATCAAGTCCAATCTAAAGTAAAATATACCATCAACAAAACATTAGGTTTGAACGTGAAATCCGTGAATATTTTTGTTCAAGGCGTTCGAGTAATGAACGGTGAATAG
- a CDS encoding DAK2 domain-containing protein → MKLLDGTKFAEMVQMGSHHLTQNADFVDSLNVFPVPDGDTGTNMNLSMISGAKETAANAQKHIGKTAQSLAKGLLMGARGNSGVILSQLFRGFGKYLEKESEINAKQFAQAFQAGVDTAYKAVMKPVEGTILTVAREAAAKGMQVAEHEENIVKVMEAIVEEAKNSLQRTPDLLPVLKEVGVVDSGGQGLVIIYEGFLASLKGEALPQKSKVDSLEELVNAEHHRAQEYMSTEDIVFGYCTEIMVRFESGKEPFDESKFREDLSKLGDSLLVVSDDEIVKVHIHTETPGIVLNEGQKYGSLIKIKVDNMREQHSAIVNAEKTENQIKEKHPYAVVTVAMGEGISEMLKSIGASYVIEGGQTMNPSTEDIVKAVKEIGAEKVLILPNNKNIVMAAEQAVELLDIEAAVVPTKTIPQGMAAILAFNPEASIEENKEAMTEAMAAVKTGQITFAVRDTTIDGVEIHKDDYMALADGKIVASTTNMLDAARQLLTELIDEESEIVTMIYGEDVSEEEVNEMVQFIEEQYPDIELDLVDGKQALYPFIFSVE, encoded by the coding sequence ATGAAGTTATTAGATGGAACAAAATTTGCAGAGATGGTCCAAATGGGATCGCACCATCTAACTCAAAATGCAGATTTTGTAGATTCATTAAACGTATTTCCTGTACCGGATGGCGATACAGGGACCAATATGAATTTATCAATGATTTCCGGTGCAAAAGAAACTGCAGCAAATGCTCAAAAACATATCGGCAAAACAGCTCAAAGCTTGGCAAAAGGATTATTGATGGGAGCCCGTGGAAATTCAGGGGTGATTTTATCCCAATTATTCCGTGGTTTCGGAAAATATTTGGAAAAAGAAAGCGAAATTAATGCAAAACAATTCGCACAAGCCTTTCAAGCTGGAGTGGACACGGCCTACAAAGCGGTAATGAAGCCTGTGGAAGGAACCATTTTAACTGTTGCCCGTGAAGCAGCTGCAAAAGGTATGCAAGTGGCAGAGCATGAAGAAAATATTGTGAAAGTAATGGAAGCGATTGTAGAAGAAGCGAAAAACTCCTTGCAGCGCACGCCTGATTTGCTCCCTGTGTTAAAAGAAGTAGGCGTTGTGGACAGCGGCGGTCAAGGACTTGTCATCATCTATGAAGGTTTTTTAGCATCCCTTAAAGGGGAAGCGCTGCCACAAAAATCAAAAGTCGATAGTCTTGAAGAATTGGTGAATGCAGAACACCATCGGGCCCAAGAATATATGAGCACAGAAGATATCGTGTTCGGTTATTGTACAGAAATCATGGTCCGTTTCGAATCTGGGAAAGAGCCTTTTGATGAATCGAAGTTCCGGGAAGATTTGAGCAAGTTAGGAGATTCTTTGCTCGTTGTTTCAGATGATGAAATTGTAAAAGTACATATTCATACTGAAACACCTGGAATCGTGTTAAATGAAGGGCAAAAATATGGCAGCTTAATCAAAATAAAAGTGGATAATATGCGTGAACAGCATTCAGCCATTGTAAACGCTGAAAAAACGGAAAACCAAATTAAAGAAAAACATCCTTACGCGGTTGTGACCGTAGCAATGGGTGAAGGAATCAGCGAAATGCTGAAGAGCATAGGAGCTTCTTATGTGATTGAGGGCGGCCAAACGATGAATCCTTCCACAGAAGATATTGTAAAAGCAGTTAAAGAAATAGGCGCAGAAAAGGTTTTAATTTTGCCTAACAATAAAAATATTGTCATGGCAGCTGAACAAGCGGTGGAACTTTTGGATATTGAAGCGGCAGTAGTGCCGACAAAAACAATTCCACAAGGGATGGCAGCAATTCTTGCATTCAATCCTGAAGCATCCATTGAGGAAAATAAAGAAGCCATGACCGAAGCAATGGCAGCGGTAAAAACAGGACAAATTACCTTCGCTGTAAGAGATACAACGATTGATGGCGTGGAAATCCATAAAGATGATTATATGGCGCTTGCCGACGGAAAAATCGTTGCTTCTACAACCAATATGTTAGATGCAGCTCGGCAATTGCTGACGGAGCTTATTGATGAGGAATCGGAAATTGTGACAATGATTTATGGCGAAGATGTATCGGAAGAAGAAGTCAACGAAATGGTCCAATTCATCGAGGAGCAATATCCGGATATAGAATTGGATCTCGTGGATGGAAAACAAGCTCTATATCCTTTCATCTTCTCAGTGGAATAA
- the recG gene encoding ATP-dependent DNA helicase RecG — protein sequence MEFEPVTNIKGVGAETAETLKELGIHHVQDLLMYFPFRYEDFRLKDIVETPHNEQVTIEARVESVPVVFFMGKNKSRLQVSVLTGRHIVKVVFFNQHYLKERLTPGTIITVSGKWNRARQTITASSVKFGPKEQSQDFEPVYRLKGNLHQNRFRKFMRQALDLAKGELPENLPREIRERYKLLSIDEALEGIHFPKDANHLKQARRRFVYEELLMFQLRIQALRKTRKENEKGIAIQYDLKKLKEFIGQIPFELTNAQKRVVNEICRDLKSPYRMNRLLQGDVGSGKTIVAAIALYACVTAGYQGALMAPTEILAEQHFASLESLFQPAGVNIALLTGSTKTKERKQILERLEKGEIQVIIGTHALIQPDVVFHQLGFVITDEQHRFGVEQRRILRDKGMHPDVLFMTATPIPRTLAITTFGEMDVSVIDELPAGRKQIETHWLKKEQFHACLAKMETELKKGRQAYVICPLIEESEKIDVQNAVEVYEQLRGMFQGRFEVGLMHGRLPSEEKDQVMRAFKDGKIHVLVSTTVVEVGVNVPNASFMLIYDADRFGLAQLHQLRGRVGRGDYQSYCVLLANPKSEEGIERMKSMTELADGFRLAEKDLELRGPGDFFGKRQSGLPEFKLADLVHDYRVLEVARDDAAKLVYDEKFWRDEEYKYLRKMLEESGALSGERID from the coding sequence ATTGAATTTGAACCCGTTACAAATATTAAAGGTGTGGGAGCAGAAACAGCGGAAACATTGAAAGAGCTGGGCATTCATCACGTGCAGGATTTGCTCATGTATTTCCCATTTCGTTATGAAGATTTCAGATTAAAAGATATAGTGGAAACGCCCCATAATGAACAAGTCACCATCGAAGCAAGAGTGGAGAGTGTGCCCGTTGTCTTTTTTATGGGCAAAAACAAATCAAGACTTCAAGTGAGTGTGCTTACTGGCCGACATATTGTAAAAGTCGTTTTCTTTAATCAGCATTATTTGAAGGAACGGTTAACGCCAGGGACAATCATTACCGTTTCTGGAAAATGGAATCGGGCACGACAAACGATTACTGCTTCAAGCGTCAAATTTGGACCAAAAGAGCAATCCCAAGATTTTGAACCGGTGTATCGGCTAAAGGGCAATTTGCATCAGAACCGTTTTCGCAAATTTATGCGGCAAGCCCTTGATCTGGCCAAAGGAGAGCTTCCAGAAAATCTCCCAAGGGAAATAAGGGAACGATATAAATTATTATCGATTGACGAAGCCCTTGAAGGCATTCATTTTCCAAAAGATGCAAACCATTTAAAACAGGCTAGAAGGCGCTTTGTATATGAAGAATTATTAATGTTCCAACTGCGCATCCAAGCATTGCGGAAAACAAGGAAAGAAAATGAAAAAGGCATAGCCATTCAATATGACTTAAAAAAATTGAAAGAATTTATCGGTCAAATTCCTTTTGAATTGACGAATGCCCAAAAACGGGTCGTCAATGAAATTTGCCGAGATTTAAAATCCCCCTATCGCATGAATCGCCTTCTGCAAGGGGATGTGGGCTCTGGAAAAACGATTGTTGCTGCCATTGCCCTTTATGCTTGTGTGACGGCGGGATACCAAGGGGCTTTAATGGCGCCGACGGAAATTTTAGCGGAGCAGCATTTTGCATCCCTTGAAAGCCTTTTCCAACCGGCAGGGGTGAACATTGCGCTGCTTACCGGCTCTACAAAGACAAAAGAACGAAAACAAATTTTAGAGCGGTTGGAAAAGGGAGAAATTCAAGTGATTATCGGCACTCACGCCCTCATTCAGCCGGATGTTGTGTTCCATCAATTAGGCTTTGTCATTACTGATGAACAGCACCGTTTTGGGGTGGAACAGCGCAGAATATTGCGGGATAAAGGAATGCATCCGGATGTGCTCTTTATGACGGCAACACCGATTCCAAGAACATTAGCCATCACAACTTTTGGTGAAATGGATGTGTCCGTCATTGATGAATTGCCGGCAGGACGCAAACAAATTGAAACCCATTGGCTGAAAAAGGAACAGTTCCATGCTTGTCTAGCGAAGATGGAAACAGAGCTGAAAAAAGGCCGTCAAGCATATGTTATTTGCCCTTTAATTGAGGAATCGGAGAAAATCGATGTGCAAAATGCGGTGGAAGTGTATGAACAGCTAAGAGGGATGTTTCAAGGCCGATTTGAAGTAGGTCTCATGCATGGGCGCCTTCCTTCTGAGGAAAAAGATCAAGTGATGCGGGCATTTAAGGATGGAAAAATTCATGTGCTTGTTTCTACAACGGTTGTAGAAGTGGGCGTGAACGTACCAAATGCCAGCTTCATGTTAATTTATGATGCAGACCGGTTTGGCCTTGCCCAGCTCCATCAGCTGCGGGGGCGCGTTGGACGTGGTGACTATCAATCTTATTGCGTGCTTTTGGCCAATCCGAAATCGGAAGAAGGAATCGAACGGATGAAAAGCATGACGGAACTTGCAGACGGCTTCCGGTTGGCTGAAAAGGATTTGGAACTTCGGGGTCCGGGGGATTTCTTCGGAAAACGGCAAAGCGGATTACCTGAGTTTAAACTTGCAGATTTAGTCCATGATTACCGCGTGTTGGAAGTGGCGCGGGATGATGCGGCCAAACTTGTTTATGACGAAAAATTTTGGCGGGATGAAGAGTACAAGTATTTGCGTAAAATGTTGGAAGAATCAGGCGCATTAAGTGGAGAAAGAATAGATTAA
- the fapR gene encoding transcription factor FapR: MKRKSKKERQQLLLETIEENPFVTDEQLAAKFGVSVQTIRLDRMELSIPELRERIKDVAERNLENEVKSLPIDEVIGEIIDIELDKRAISIFDVKEEHVFQRNGIARGHHLFAQANSLCVAVIDDELALTVRANVVFIKSVRAGDRVVTKAIVRETNKEKNRTYVDVISTVNNEIVFKGEFEMYRTKGVGEKNENRN, encoded by the coding sequence TTGAAAAGAAAATCAAAGAAAGAGCGGCAACAGTTACTTTTAGAAACGATTGAGGAAAATCCATTCGTCACGGATGAACAACTAGCTGCAAAATTTGGTGTGAGCGTTCAAACGATTCGCCTCGATCGGATGGAACTTTCGATTCCGGAACTAAGAGAACGAATTAAAGATGTCGCTGAAAGAAATCTTGAAAATGAAGTAAAATCATTGCCGATAGATGAAGTTATTGGCGAAATCATTGATATCGAATTAGATAAACGGGCTATATCCATTTTTGATGTGAAAGAAGAACATGTTTTTCAACGAAATGGCATCGCCCGCGGGCACCATCTATTTGCCCAAGCCAACTCCCTTTGCGTCGCTGTAATCGATGACGAACTTGCGTTAACGGTTCGGGCCAATGTGGTATTTATAAAATCTGTTCGTGCAGGAGACCGCGTTGTGACAAAAGCCATTGTCCGCGAAACAAATAAAGAAAAAAATCGGACGTATGTGGATGTCATTTCTACAGTCAATAATGAAATTGTGTTTAAAGGTGAATTTGAAATGTATCGCACGAAAGGTGTAGGTGAAAAAAATGAAAATCGCAATTGA